The sequence GCCGGGACGGcggcgcgggcggcggcggcgacggcggcagtAGTGTGATGCGGAAAGTTGTGGCGTCGTACGCGTACGTTTCGATCTGGATCATGCTGAGCTTCACGGTGATCGTGTACAACAAGTACATCCTGGACCCGAAGATGTACGGGTGGCCCTTCCCCATCTCGCTGACCCTCATCCACATGGCCTTCTGCTCGTCGCTGGCCTTCGCGCTggtccgcgtgctgcggctcgTCGACCCTCCGAGCGCGCCCCCGATGTCGGCGGCGCTGTACGGGCGGTCCGTGGTCCCCATCGGCGCGCTGTACGCGCTCTCCCTCTGGTTCTCCAACTCCGCCTACATCTACCTCTCCGTCTCCTTCATCCAGATGCTCAAGGCGCTCATGCCCGTCGCCGTCTACTCCGTCGGCGTGGCCTTCGGGAAGGAGGGCTTCCGGGCCTCCGCCATGGCCAACATGCTCTCCATCTCCCTcggcgtcgccgtcgccgcctacGGCGAGGCCAGGTTCGACGCCCGCGGCGTCGCCCTCCAgctcgccgccgtcgccttcgAGGCCACCCGCCTCGTCCTCATCCAGATCCTGCTCACCTCCAAGGGCATCTCCCTCAACCCCATCACCTCCCTCTACTACGTCGCCCCCTGctgcttcctcttcctcctcctcccttggTATAGCTGGAGTAACTAACTACTAGCTAGCTAATTCTTCTTCTAATTCTCCatctcctttttctccttcttattaatgttataataattaatatatatatataatacaacaTGTTTTATATACAATACAATACAATacaatacatattatatatccTTATTAATTAACCCttctaataaatatattttataggtACTTCGTGGAGCTGCCGACGCTCCgcgcggcggcgtcgtcgttCCGGCCGGACGTCGTCGTCTTCGGCACCAACTCCGTCTGCGCGTTCGCGCTGAACCTGGCGGTGTTCCTGCTGGTCGGGAAGACGTCGGCGCTGACCATGAACGTGGCCGGGGTGGTGAAGGACTG is a genomic window of Ananas comosus cultivar F153 linkage group 13, ASM154086v1, whole genome shotgun sequence containing:
- the LOC109719105 gene encoding probable sugar phosphate/phosphate translocator At4g32390, which produces MGGRDGGAGGGGDGGSSVMRKVVASYAYVSIWIMLSFTVIVYNKYILDPKMYGWPFPISLTLIHMAFCSSLAFALVRVLRLVDPPSAPPMSAALYGRSVVPIGALYALSLWFSNSAYIYLSVSFIQMLKALMPVAVYSVGVAFGKEGFRASAMANMLSISLGVAVAAYGEARFDARGVALQLAAVAFEATRLVLIQILLTSKGISLNPITSLYYVAPCCFLFLLLPWYFVELPTLRAAASSFRPDVVVFGTNSVCAFALNLAVFLLVGKTSALTMNVAGVVKDWLLIAFSWSVIKDTVTPVNLFGYGIAFLGVAYYNHVKLQALKAKEAEKKAAAAAAALQAHHDDEEEAGALLLQEREPQRKNSDSQT